In Acidimicrobiia bacterium, the genomic stretch CGCCTCGGCCCGCTCCGGGCCCGCGAGCACGCCCAGCGCCAGCTCGGGCGCGAGATCACGCACCTCGGAGCACCCGAACTCGCGCTCAGTCACCTTGTCCCTCCGAGACGAGCGCGGCGCGTAGTCGCAGCATGGCGGTGCGGATCCGGGTCTTCGCGGTGCCGAGCGGGATGCCCTCCGTCTCGCCGACCTCGCGCGCGGTCTGGCCATGGAAGGCGGCGAGCACGAGCGCCCGTCGCTGCTCGGCAGGCAGCTCGATGAGCGCGTTGCGGAGCCGGGCGACGTCCGCGCTGACCGCGGCGTGGTCCTCCGGGCTGCGCGCGGTCGACGGCTGCTGCATCGCGAGCACCGACTCCGGGTCGATCGCGACCGGGCGCCGCAGCCGCAACGCGTCGATCGAGAGGTTCCGGGTGATGGCGAGCAGCCACGTCGTCACCGTGCCACGCCGCGGGTCGTACGCTCCGGCGTGGCGCCAGGCGCGCACGAACGCCTCCTGGGAGATGTCCTCCGCGAGGGCGCCGTCGCCGACGATCGAGAGCGCGAGCCCGAAGACGCGCCGCTGGAACCGCCGCACGAACGCGGCGGCCGCGTCCGCATCACCGGTCGCGAGACCGGCGAGCAGTGCGTCGTCCGACACCGACCACACGCCTGTACCTACGGCCCCCGCGTCGGGACGGATTGACCCCGCCCATGAGCCCTCGGTCACGCTAGCCCCTCCCGCGCGCAATCCGCACCGGGCCCACGGTCGTAACCCCGGCGTCACGTCACACCGGACGGAACCGACCGACACCCCGGGGGGTTCGATGCGCAGGATCGTCATGCCGGCGGTGCTCGTCTCCACCGCGCTGCTCGTGCTCGGTGCGTGCGGCTCCAGCTCGAAAGGGGCCAAGAGCACGAGCACGACGACGGCGAAGACCGCCACCGCCCCGGTCGCGCTGACCGGCACGGTCACGAACAAGGGAACCAAGGACCTCGCCGGCGCGACGACGGTGTCCGTCGAGGCCGACGACTACTACTTCCAGCCGACCTTCGTGAAGGCGACGCCCGGTGCGACGCTGACCGTCCACCTGAAGAACGAGGGCAAGGCCGCGCACACGTTCACGATCGACGGCGTCGCGGACCAGATGCTGAACCCGGACCAGCAGGCGACGGTGCAGGTGAAGGTGCCCACCTCGGGTGCGCTGAACTTCTACTGCCGGTTCCACCGGGCCATGGGCATGCAGGGCGCGATCTACACGGCGCCCGGCCAGAGCGTGACGGCCGCCGCGGCGACGGGCGCGAGCGGCGCGACCACCGCGCCGCAGAGCCAGAGCACGCCGTCCACCAGCCCGGCGACGTCCGCGCCGTCGACGTCCGGCTCGTCGGGCGGCAGCTCGGGCTACGGCTACTGAGCTCCGTCCGTGACGGCCTCCGCCCGGCCGGGTGCGCGCGGCCCCGTTCGCCCGGCCGTCGCGGAGGAGGCGCGGTCCC encodes the following:
- a CDS encoding sigma-70 family RNA polymerase sigma factor, which encodes MSDDALLAGLATGDADAAAAFVRRFQRRVFGLALSIVGDGALAEDISQEAFVRAWRHAGAYDPRRGTVTTWLLAITRNLSIDALRLRRPVAIDPESVLAMQQPSTARSPEDHAAVSADVARLRNALIELPAEQRRALVLAAFHGQTAREVGETEGIPLGTAKTRIRTAMLRLRAALVSEGQGD
- a CDS encoding cupredoxin domain-containing protein; this translates as MRRIVMPAVLVSTALLVLGACGSSSKGAKSTSTTTAKTATAPVALTGTVTNKGTKDLAGATTVSVEADDYYFQPTFVKATPGATLTVHLKNEGKAAHTFTIDGVADQMLNPDQQATVQVKVPTSGALNFYCRFHRAMGMQGAIYTAPGQSVTAAAATGASGATTAPQSQSTPSTSPATSAPSTSGSSGGSSGYGY